In Mycobacteriales bacterium, the following are encoded in one genomic region:
- the cydB gene encoding cytochrome d ubiquinol oxidase subunit II encodes MTLVSTWFIIIAALWTGFFVLEGFDLGVGMLHDVVGHDETGRRMAINTIGPLWDGNEVWLVVAAAGMFSAFPGWYATMFSAFYMVFILLLVALIVRGVSFEFRGKVDTDRWRRTWDILLTVGSLLVPLLVGIGLGGLLQGVPIGKNQEFTGSLVDLLTPYGVFVGVTLVLLCILHGASFLALKTTGDLRTRATRLGGRIAPLTGLAVLAFAIWTHVASGRGVLPNLFEIIAVLAVIGAAWAIRDGHEGWSFLATTFAMATTVLSIFVELYPNVMVSSTSPAFNLTVHNTASGSYSLKVMTVIALVLLPIVVLYQGWTYHVFRQRLRTEDFQPAPTGPPGPDTKSDAAAPDSNGAQQAPPAATRPPT; translated from the coding sequence ATGACCCTTGTCTCTACCTGGTTCATCATCATCGCCGCGCTCTGGACGGGGTTCTTCGTCCTGGAGGGCTTCGACCTCGGCGTCGGAATGCTGCACGACGTCGTCGGGCACGACGAGACAGGGCGCCGGATGGCGATCAACACGATCGGCCCGCTCTGGGACGGCAACGAGGTCTGGCTGGTCGTCGCGGCGGCGGGGATGTTCTCCGCCTTCCCCGGCTGGTACGCGACCATGTTCTCCGCCTTCTACATGGTCTTCATCCTGCTGTTGGTGGCGCTCATCGTGCGCGGGGTGTCGTTCGAATTCCGCGGCAAGGTCGACACCGACCGGTGGCGGCGTACCTGGGACATTCTGCTCACCGTCGGCAGCCTGCTCGTCCCGCTGCTGGTCGGAATCGGGCTCGGCGGACTGCTTCAGGGCGTGCCCATCGGCAAGAACCAGGAGTTCACCGGATCCCTTGTCGACCTGCTCACGCCGTACGGCGTCTTCGTCGGGGTCACCCTCGTGCTGCTCTGCATCCTGCACGGTGCGAGCTTCCTGGCATTGAAGACCACGGGCGACCTGCGCACCCGGGCAACCCGGCTGGGCGGCCGGATCGCTCCGCTCACCGGCCTCGCCGTACTGGCGTTCGCGATCTGGACGCATGTGGCTTCCGGTCGGGGAGTGCTGCCGAACCTGTTCGAGATCATCGCGGTCCTGGCGGTGATCGGCGCGGCGTGGGCGATCCGCGACGGGCACGAGGGATGGTCGTTCCTCGCGACGACATTCGCGATGGCGACGACGGTGCTGTCGATCTTCGTCGAGCTTTATCCGAACGTCATGGTCTCCAGCACCAGCCCGGCCTTCAACCTCACCGTGCACAACACCGCTTCCGGGTCCTACTCGCTGAAGGTGATGACCGTCATCGCCCTCGTCCTGCTCCCGATCGTGGTGCTCTACCAGGGCTGGACCTACCACGTGTTCCGGCAGCGGCTGCGCACGGAGGACTTCCAGCCGGCGCCGACCGGTCCGCCCGGCCCGGACACGAAGTCCGATGCCGCCGCACCCGACTCGAACGGTGCCCAGCAGGCGCCGCCGGCCGCGACCCGACCACCGACATGA
- a CDS encoding cytochrome ubiquinol oxidase subunit I: MSQLDLARVQFAMTSIYHFLFVPVTIGLGFLTALLQTAWHRSGRPEYLRLTRFFGVLLLINVAVAVVTGLVQEFQFGMDWSVYSRTVGGVFGAPLAMEGLAAFFLESTFLGLWVFGWNKLGRRVHLATIWAVAFGAMLSAAFILAANSWMQHPVGYKINPATGRAQLTDIWAVLTNPVFLWGYVHVLLASLVTASVVMLSISAWQLRRGGARAVFRPAARLSLMVLAPSIILAMFVGSELGVVEGKYQPMKIAAAEAQWTTCQPCSFSLFQIGGGNDDKTPTQIIAIPHLLSLLATNHWNGKVQGLTPLQNQYQQKYGPGNYVPNVFVQYWSMRIMAYAAGLILILAGWGVWLLYRKKLDRGKWFLRAAIWSAALPFIMNTAGWLLTESGRQPWIVQGVQLTRNGVSPSISTATVATSLIVFLLLYGALAVVDIVLMMRYARREIGPEPAAGDEPEVRLPAMTY; this comes from the coding sequence ATGAGTCAGCTCGATCTTGCCCGCGTGCAGTTCGCGATGACCTCCATCTACCACTTCCTTTTTGTACCGGTAACCATTGGTTTGGGGTTCCTCACCGCGCTGCTGCAGACGGCCTGGCACCGTAGCGGACGGCCCGAGTACCTGCGGCTGACCCGGTTTTTCGGCGTCCTGCTGCTGATCAACGTGGCCGTCGCGGTGGTCACCGGCCTGGTGCAGGAGTTCCAGTTCGGCATGGACTGGTCGGTCTATTCGCGCACCGTCGGCGGGGTCTTCGGCGCTCCGCTGGCCATGGAGGGTCTGGCGGCCTTCTTCCTCGAGTCGACCTTCCTCGGGCTGTGGGTGTTCGGCTGGAACAAGCTGGGACGCCGGGTGCACCTGGCCACCATCTGGGCCGTGGCCTTCGGCGCGATGCTGTCCGCGGCCTTCATCCTGGCGGCGAACTCGTGGATGCAGCACCCGGTCGGATACAAGATCAATCCGGCTACCGGCCGCGCGCAGCTCACCGACATCTGGGCGGTCCTGACCAATCCCGTCTTCCTGTGGGGCTACGTCCACGTGCTCCTCGCGTCGCTGGTCACCGCCTCCGTGGTGATGCTCTCCATCTCGGCGTGGCAGCTGCGTCGGGGCGGGGCGCGGGCGGTGTTCCGACCGGCCGCCCGGCTGTCCCTGATGGTGTTGGCGCCGTCGATCATCCTGGCGATGTTCGTCGGCAGCGAGCTCGGCGTCGTCGAGGGCAAGTACCAGCCGATGAAGATCGCCGCCGCCGAAGCGCAGTGGACCACCTGCCAGCCGTGCTCCTTCTCGCTGTTCCAGATCGGCGGCGGCAACGACGACAAGACCCCGACCCAGATCATCGCGATCCCGCACCTGTTGTCGCTGCTGGCGACCAACCACTGGAACGGCAAGGTGCAGGGCCTGACCCCGTTGCAGAACCAGTACCAGCAGAAGTACGGACCGGGCAACTACGTGCCCAACGTTTTCGTCCAGTACTGGTCGATGCGCATCATGGCCTACGCCGCGGGTCTGATCCTCATCCTCGCGGGCTGGGGAGTATGGCTGCTCTACCGCAAGAAACTCGACCGCGGGAAATGGTTCCTGCGCGCCGCCATCTGGTCGGCCGCGCTGCCGTTCATCATGAACACCGCGGGCTGGTTGCTCACCGAGAGCGGCCGACAGCCGTGGATCGTGCAGGGCGTCCAGCTGACCCGCAACGGCGTGTCACCGTCGATTAGCACGGCGACCGTCGCGACGAGCCTGATCGTATTCCTGCTGTTGTACGGGGCTTTGGCCGTCGTCGACATCGTGCTGATGATGCGCTACGCCCGACGGGAGATCGGCCCCGAGCCGGCTGCCGGAGACGAGCCCGAGGTCCGCCTCCCGGCCATGACGTATTGA
- a CDS encoding GMC family oxidoreductase, whose product MADDQHYDVIVIGTGAGGGTLAHRLAPTGKRILLLERGDYLPRERDNWESEAVFVDAKYRAPEFWLDEDDNEFPPEVNYYVGGNTKFYGAALFRLRPQDFGDITHHGGISPAWPISYDDLEPYYTEAEHLYLVHGRHGEDPTEGPASAPYAFGPVEHEARIQQLNDDLQKKGLHPFHLPIGVNLTQDDHGLATPASVCIRCDRVDGFPCLVQAKSDAQVICVDPALRHDNVSMLTHAYADRLETDPSGRTVTTVVVRVDGGSTLRLTADVVVVSCGAVNSAALLLRSANDKHPRGLANSSDVVGRHYMRHNNVAVIAVSKEPNPTRFQKTLAMNDWYSGADDFDYPLGGIQMLGKSDADQIKAGAPRWAAAASPEMPFEVLAHHAVDFWLCGEDLPAPGNRVTLDKEGRIHLAVDPKNNVEGVNRLRHKLEGMLGDLGMRRHKLVDHSIYLHKGLPIGATAHQAGTVRFGSDPASSALDPTCKAHDVDNLYVVDTSFFPSIGAVNPSLTAIANALRVGDHIAERLG is encoded by the coding sequence GTGGCCGACGACCAGCACTACGACGTCATCGTGATCGGGACGGGTGCGGGCGGAGGGACCCTGGCGCACCGGCTGGCACCCACCGGCAAACGCATCCTGCTGCTCGAACGCGGTGACTACCTGCCCCGCGAGCGGGACAACTGGGAGTCGGAGGCGGTCTTCGTCGACGCGAAATACCGGGCCCCGGAGTTCTGGCTCGACGAGGACGACAACGAGTTCCCGCCCGAGGTGAACTACTACGTCGGCGGCAACACGAAGTTCTACGGCGCGGCGCTCTTCCGGCTGCGTCCGCAGGACTTCGGCGACATCACCCATCACGGCGGGATCTCCCCCGCGTGGCCGATCTCCTACGACGACCTCGAGCCCTACTACACCGAGGCCGAGCACCTCTACCTCGTCCACGGGCGGCACGGCGAGGACCCGACCGAGGGGCCGGCCAGCGCGCCGTACGCCTTCGGGCCGGTCGAGCACGAGGCGCGCATCCAGCAGCTCAACGACGATCTGCAGAAGAAGGGCCTGCACCCCTTCCACCTCCCGATCGGCGTCAACCTCACGCAGGACGACCACGGCCTCGCGACGCCCGCCAGCGTCTGCATCCGGTGCGACCGGGTCGACGGCTTCCCCTGCCTCGTGCAGGCAAAGTCCGACGCGCAGGTGATCTGCGTCGATCCCGCGCTGCGCCACGACAACGTCAGCATGCTCACCCACGCCTACGCCGACCGGCTGGAGACCGACCCGTCCGGGCGGACCGTCACCACCGTCGTCGTCCGGGTGGACGGCGGGTCGACCCTGCGTCTGACCGCCGACGTCGTGGTCGTCTCCTGCGGTGCGGTGAACTCCGCGGCGCTGCTGCTGCGCTCGGCGAACGACAAGCACCCGCGCGGGCTGGCGAACAGCTCCGACGTGGTCGGCCGCCACTACATGCGGCACAACAACGTCGCCGTCATCGCGGTGTCGAAGGAGCCCAACCCGACGCGGTTCCAGAAGACGCTAGCCATGAACGACTGGTATTCAGGCGCCGACGACTTCGACTACCCGCTCGGCGGGATCCAGATGCTGGGAAAGTCCGACGCGGACCAGATCAAGGCCGGCGCGCCGCGCTGGGCCGCCGCCGCGTCGCCGGAGATGCCGTTCGAGGTGCTCGCCCACCACGCCGTCGATTTCTGGCTGTGCGGCGAGGACCTGCCGGCACCGGGCAACCGGGTCACCCTCGACAAGGAGGGCCGGATACATCTCGCGGTCGACCCGAAGAATAACGTCGAAGGCGTGAACCGGCTGAGGCACAAGCTCGAGGGCATGCTCGGCGACCTCGGGATGCGCAGACACAAGCTCGTCGACCACAGCATCTATCTGCACAAGGGCCTCCCGATCGGGGCAACCGCCCACCAGGCCGGGACGGTGCGCTTCGGCTCCGATCCGGCCAGCTCGGCACTCGACCCGACCTGCAAGGCGCACGACGTGGACAACCTCTACGTCGTCGACACCAGCTTCTTCCCGAGCATCGGCGCGGTGAACCCGTCGTTGACCGCCATCGCCAATGCACTACGGGTCGGAGACCACATCGCCGAACGGCTCGGCTGA
- the zwf gene encoding glucose-6-phosphate dehydrogenase, which yields MPTDQADALVIFGATGDLAKLETFPALVGLVERGVLDVPVIGVAKSGWGLDQFRDYAATSLKNNAIDPKSEPAAKMLGLLRYIDGDLGDDATYATVAKEVGKGKRALFYLEVPPFLFDRIARGIANAGLADGARVMVEKPFGTDLASAQKLNTTMHEFYAEDAIYRVDHWLGLDPVDNVLFTRFSNSMLEPLLNRDHVQSVQITMAEAFDVSDRGRFYDQTGAIRDVVQNHMLQVLATVLADPPSGQNLDSWRTSKASLIAALGPLSADTTVRGQYAGYRKVDGVDKKSTVETFVAVRLAVDSWRWAGVPVLIRAGKCMPVTATEVSIRFRQPPYDLFGVMSPAIHNSLRFRIWPEAAVGLRLAAKKPGAGWEPQMDDLSFAQQPGEDMRPYDRLIGAALAGDRWLFARQDTVEAAWEVVDPVLGDVVGVHPYDKGSWGPEEADRLLPDGESWHDPQG from the coding sequence ATGCCGACAGATCAAGCGGATGCGCTGGTCATCTTCGGAGCGACCGGGGACCTGGCGAAGCTAGAGACCTTCCCGGCCCTCGTCGGCCTGGTGGAGCGCGGTGTTCTCGACGTACCGGTGATCGGGGTCGCGAAGAGCGGCTGGGGTCTCGACCAGTTCCGTGACTACGCCGCCACCTCGCTGAAGAACAACGCGATCGACCCCAAGAGCGAGCCCGCGGCCAAGATGCTCGGCCTGCTGCGCTACATCGACGGTGACCTCGGCGACGACGCCACCTACGCAACCGTGGCGAAGGAGGTGGGCAAGGGCAAACGCGCCCTCTTCTACCTCGAGGTGCCGCCCTTCCTCTTCGACCGGATCGCGCGCGGGATCGCGAATGCCGGGCTGGCCGACGGTGCCCGGGTCATGGTCGAGAAGCCGTTCGGCACCGATCTGGCCAGTGCGCAGAAGCTGAACACGACGATGCACGAGTTCTACGCCGAGGACGCGATCTACCGCGTCGACCACTGGCTCGGGCTCGACCCGGTGGACAACGTGCTCTTCACCCGGTTCTCCAACTCCATGCTCGAACCGCTGCTCAACCGCGACCACGTCCAGAGCGTGCAGATCACCATGGCCGAGGCGTTCGACGTCTCCGACCGCGGGCGCTTCTACGACCAGACCGGGGCGATCCGCGACGTCGTACAGAACCACATGTTGCAGGTGCTGGCGACAGTGCTCGCGGACCCGCCGAGCGGGCAGAACCTTGATTCCTGGCGGACCTCGAAGGCGAGTCTCATCGCCGCGCTGGGACCGCTGTCCGCGGACACCACCGTCCGTGGCCAGTACGCCGGCTACCGCAAGGTCGACGGCGTCGACAAGAAGTCGACGGTCGAGACCTTCGTCGCCGTCCGGCTCGCCGTCGATTCCTGGCGCTGGGCGGGCGTGCCGGTCCTGATCCGGGCCGGCAAGTGCATGCCGGTGACGGCCACCGAGGTGAGCATCCGGTTCCGGCAGCCGCCGTACGACCTCTTCGGGGTCATGTCGCCGGCGATCCACAACTCGCTGCGGTTCCGGATCTGGCCCGAGGCCGCTGTCGGTCTCCGCCTCGCCGCGAAGAAGCCCGGCGCGGGGTGGGAACCGCAGATGGACGACCTCTCCTTCGCCCAGCAGCCGGGCGAGGACATGCGGCCCTACGACCGGCTCATCGGCGCGGCACTCGCGGGCGACCGTTGGCTGTTCGCCCGACAGGACACCGTCGAGGCGGCGTGGGAGGTCGTCGACCCGGTGCTCGGCGACGTCGTAGGGGTCCATCCCTACGACAAGGGCAGCTGGGGACCTGAGGAGGCCGACCGTCTGCTCCCCGACGGGGAGTCCTGGCACGACCCCCAGGGCTGA
- a CDS encoding NAD(P)/FAD-dependent oxidoreductase, whose amino-acid sequence MEQSTERHRVVIIGGGFAGLFAARALRRTPVDVTLVDRAAHHLFQPLLYQCATGILSEGQIAAPLRDVLKRHRNVDCMLAEVVDVDATRRRVIAARVGGERLELPYDDLIVAAGVAQSYFGHDEFAQWAPGMKTLGDALLIRRRVFGAFEMAETATDPDERRGWLTFCLVGGGPTGVELAGQIRELATRTLRSEFRHLAPEDARVLLFDGGDAPLATFGPKLSAKAAKALEELGVELHMHSLVTDVRRGGLTVRDEAGAQTQYTSGTVLWTAGVEAPAFAAALANATGAERDRAGRIHVNPDLTIPGHPEISVVGDVMSLGKLPGLAEVAMQSGLYAGHRIHRRLGGHPTEKPFRYRDLGSAAYICRGKAVISAGRLRYNGRFGWLSWLFIHIAFLTGYRNRVGAVLSWFIAFSRNTRRERAFTAQPISSQDVYTATTGPAAGVTADVTTPAPAATSGADGEPPEAHTG is encoded by the coding sequence ATGGAGCAGAGCACCGAACGACACCGGGTAGTGATCATCGGCGGAGGCTTCGCCGGGCTCTTCGCCGCCCGCGCGCTGCGCCGTACGCCGGTGGACGTCACCCTGGTCGACCGCGCCGCGCATCACCTGTTCCAGCCGCTGCTCTACCAGTGCGCCACCGGGATCCTGTCCGAAGGACAGATCGCTGCGCCGCTGCGCGACGTGCTCAAACGTCACCGCAACGTCGACTGCATGCTGGCCGAGGTCGTCGACGTCGACGCCACGCGACGACGGGTGATCGCGGCCCGGGTCGGCGGCGAGCGGCTGGAACTCCCCTACGACGACCTGATCGTGGCCGCCGGTGTCGCGCAGTCCTACTTCGGTCATGACGAGTTCGCGCAGTGGGCGCCCGGGATGAAGACGCTGGGCGACGCGCTGCTGATCCGGCGACGGGTGTTCGGCGCATTCGAGATGGCCGAGACTGCGACCGATCCGGATGAACGTCGCGGCTGGCTCACGTTCTGCCTGGTTGGCGGTGGGCCGACGGGGGTGGAGCTCGCGGGTCAGATCCGGGAGCTCGCCACCAGGACCCTGCGGTCGGAGTTCCGTCACCTCGCGCCCGAGGACGCCCGGGTGCTGCTCTTCGACGGCGGCGACGCGCCGCTCGCGACCTTCGGGCCCAAGCTGTCCGCGAAGGCGGCGAAAGCGCTGGAGGAGCTCGGCGTCGAACTGCACATGCACTCCCTCGTCACCGACGTACGCCGGGGCGGGCTGACCGTGCGGGACGAGGCGGGCGCGCAGACGCAGTACACCAGCGGGACAGTGCTGTGGACCGCCGGCGTCGAGGCTCCGGCTTTCGCGGCCGCGTTGGCGAACGCCACCGGGGCCGAACGCGACCGGGCCGGGCGTATCCACGTCAACCCCGATCTCACCATTCCCGGGCACCCCGAGATCTCCGTGGTCGGGGACGTGATGAGCCTCGGCAAACTCCCCGGGCTCGCCGAGGTCGCCATGCAGTCCGGTCTCTACGCCGGCCACCGCATCCACCGGCGGCTCGGTGGGCACCCGACGGAGAAGCCGTTCCGCTACCGCGATCTCGGCTCCGCGGCGTACATCTGCCGGGGCAAGGCGGTGATCTCCGCGGGCCGGCTGCGCTACAACGGGCGGTTCGGCTGGCTGTCGTGGCTGTTCATCCACATCGCCTTCCTCACCGGATACCGCAACCGGGTCGGCGCCGTGCTGTCGTGGTTCATCGCCTTCAGCCGCAATACCCGGCGCGAGCGCGCGTTCACCGCCCAGCCGATCAGTTCGCAGGACGTCTACACCGCGACTACAGGGCCCGCGGCCGGCGTCACCGCCGACGTCACCACGCCGGCGCCTGCCGCGACGTCCGGAGCGGACGGCGAGCCCCCGGAGGCACACACGGGCTGA